In the Drosophila teissieri strain GT53w chromosome 3R, Prin_Dtei_1.1, whole genome shotgun sequence genome, TTTGTTTCTTCACGGCATCGACCGGCAGATCCAAGTAAATAACCAAATGCGGTTTCAGCAGCTCCCCGATGGTGTTCTGTCGGAGCTCATTGTACACGGAACGGGCACCGCGAGACAGATAACCCTGCCGAAACATGGCCTCCATGAAGACAAAGTCCGAGTAGGGGCTGCGCTCGAGGACAACACCCTGGCCGGTGCTTAAGATGTGCTGCAGGGCATCAATGTACTGCGAATAACGCAGCATGTACATACGGATCTGGAACTGGGCAGCCAGATCGTGGCTGGGGTCCAGGCAGAAGTTGCGCACATCGTAGCTGCGGCAGCTGGGCGGCAACTGGGGATCCAACTTCCTCATGTCATAACCGTACGAATTGATGTAAATGAGGTCTAGATCCACCGCCGGGTAGTACTGCATGTCCAGCTCCTCAGCCAGTTCCTTGGCGAACTTTGACTTGCCGGCCGCGAAGGGTCCCTCCACACAGATCACCTTGGAGTTCTCGTCAAAACGCTTGGAGGTCTTGTCAAAAAAGGAATTGAACACGCTGTACTTCTTCGTCTTGTATGGATAGGGGGCGGCCTTGGGCACCCGGGGTCCACCTCGCATCGTCTTTCCGGAGATGCTGCATCGCTGCTGAAAAGCAGCAGGCAGGGCATTCGTCTGCGCCTGGAGGAGATTGGGCGACTGGGTGGCGCGGTTGACAAGCCGCACCAGGCCTACGCGGAACACGGCGGTCATTCTGAGGGGAAACCAATGGTcagtacaaaaaacaaaaaaccactataataacaattatatttGGTCCAGTGGCAATTTGTCGTGTGGTTACATCACAGGAGC is a window encoding:
- the LOC122619608 gene encoding NADH dehydrogenase [ubiquinone] 1 alpha subcomplex subunit 10, mitochondrial produces the protein MTAVFRVGLVRLVNRATQSPNLLQAQTNALPAAFQQRCSISGKTMRGGPRVPKAAPYPYKTKKYSVFNSFFDKTSKRFDENSKVICVEGPFAAGKSKFAKELAEELDMQYYPAVDLDLIYINSYGYDMRKLDPQLPPSCRSYDVRNFCLDPSHDLAAQFQIRMYMLRYSQYIDALQHILSTGQGVVLERSPYSDFVFMEAMFRQGYLSRGARSVYNELRQNTIGELLKPHLVIYLDLPVDAVKKQIKARNVDYEVQSKVFSDAYLCDVEQLYKQQYLKDISTHAELLIYDWTAGGETEVVVEDIERIDFDQFEADSHNKKMLDWRFPLEAEWCEARIKYCHYRSDLMNYFNVPRFDVPELLRSADDSKVWRDVWYNAPGMKYRPGYNAEMGDGGLLTKTKLGINQAI